In the genome of Malania oleifera isolate guangnan ecotype guangnan chromosome 5, ASM2987363v1, whole genome shotgun sequence, the window GAAGGCCGAAGTCACCCCAAAATCAAGgattttatttggttggtttgtgcttaatagaatcaatGCAAATAACTTGTTGTAGAGTAGGATACCAATGAAGGTACTCTTCCCAGATGTTTGTGTGCTTCATTATAACATTCTTGAATCCAAAATAAGAAAATATACACCACAAACTCTAAATGCACACACACCCCTAGAGTGCAACCCATCGCCACTAAAACAAGCACAAACATCTGGAGATTCATGCAAGGTCATATGTCTTGCAACAAATTATTGGTATTAACTCCAATAAGAACAATTAACCTAACAAAATCTGAAAATGTAACCTTTAGTTTTCCAAATTCAATTGACAAGTCGAGTAGAAGAATCAATCAAATGAGTCctacatgcaaaaaaaaaaaactctaggcTTGAGAAATTGGCAACATGTAAGCGATCCTTTTTCAAAGACttcaaattaaaacataaaaacttttTTGAAAGAATACAtaaattgtttttttcttttaaagttataaaTGCATTTctaaacaaaagaacatcaacaagcgcaaaacaaaaaacaagataCGACAAAAAGGTAACgttcctttcaaaaataataataaatacacaaAGCTAGATtcagaaataaaaattaattcaaaagaATAACTGATTGGTGAAAATATGGGGATCTTAGTTTCAAAAATACAATAGAAATTTTTTTCTTAGCAGATCAAAAAAACCAAATGATTCAAAACCAAAATAAACATATGGTGAAAAATTGTAGTTCTTTCATATTTACATATCActttctttcaaaaaataaaaggtTGACCAATTAAAGTTTAAAACAATTAATTGTGGAAAACCATACTCCACATTCCTCCTTTAAAAAGCATATAATAAACATGGTTTCCTTTTTTCCTCAGAAAAGTTCATTTACACTATTTTAAGAAAAAGGATCAATGATTTGTAGAAAGAGAAAAACCTTCAAAATTCAAATCAGGTTATCTGATCAATCCATGTAAAGTTATGTAATTGTTTTAATTCAAGTGTGCTAGAAAttaggataattttttttttttggaggaaaAATAAGGCTTGAGGTTCTGCTACCCACCCACCCCCAGCCCAAACCCACACATGCTGCGCACTTGAGGTTCTGCTACCCACCCACGCCCAGCCCAAACCAACACATGCTGCACACAAACAAGATGGATTATCCTATCAGTTGACATAAATATAATTAACTCAATTAATTCAAAAACACTAGAATTAGGATTTTCCTTTGTGCCAGAAAACCAAGTCTTGAAGAAACAATTAGAGGATACTCTGGGCAAATGGTTAACTCAGGTGGAAGCAAAACAGCTCTTAGATAGAAGCACATCCCCCATTCAAAAGAATTCTGTATACTGCCCAAATACAAAATTGACCAGTTTGATTATTAGGCCTGCTTTCACTTTTTTCTAGAAATTCATGCACTTCCCCTTAATCCATAGGGCCTTTTCTAATAGAGGAAGAGCCTCCCAAGCTCAGTCATGGCTCAACCAAAACAAGCTTGAACAACATAATCCCCATTCTGCTCAGCAGACCCATTACTCTAGCACATCTAAGGGGGtctcagatatatatattaattataccCAACTATTTCAGCAAGCTCCACTAATCTAACAACGCCGTTTGTACTACTTAACTAGCAATCCAAGATCAAAAAAAGAACACAAGAATAATAATGAAACTGAAACGTGCGCCACCGCATCCCAACTCAGTGTATCAAACAATTCCATTGCATACCACCAACAAATCTATAAAATAGATTCGAGTGTGCAACTATTCAGCTAGTTATCACACGCAGGCACACGATTGACTCACAAGGAGTGCATTGGCTTACTTATTTCAAAAAAGGAAGAATCGTATCATGAATAGAAGGGTTCAGAAGTTCAACATGAACTATGAAAGCAATACGGAGACCATAAAAATATGAATCAGAAAATTGGGAGAGAGCGTACCTCTTATCAGAGGAGCCTCCCTTCTGGCTGAGGAAGGACCTGAAGAGAGGAGAGTTCACATCGTAGATCATTGCGGCGAACTGGCGAAATTGCTTAGCTTCGACTTCGATCGCGGAAAACCCCAACCTCTAAAACCCTAGTTCAGGGCAAACAGGATCACATTTATAGTTTGGTGAAGTGTAAATGGGCTACTGGTATGTTGAATTGGGCCGTGGCGCTTCCTTTGGGTTTGGTTTGCGAATGTAGAAGGCTATGAGCTGAATTCCAAAACTAGGCCATATTATTGGGCTTACgcccaataaataaataatttttagggAAAAATACCTTTTCTAATTAGTTATATATGCTTATGCtttatttggggaaaatattttttatttttaaatttaaaaaatatatatataatttttaatttatgttttagtTTTCTAAGATTCATATTAAGATAGGAGAAAGAATAAGAGTTTGTTGAGTTTTGCaaaatagttttaaatttttttattttaagataattacaaaaaaaaaaaaaaaacccttattTTTAAAGTTCTGTAGAAGGTGGTGATATTTAAGTTCATGAATTTTAAGCTTGGATTTGAATATGCGTTAATTTGGAAGAAACTCAATACATAATTCACACAAATCAAAGTTTAAGATCATAATTCTATATTATCATATACAAAATAAGAAGTTAGACatctaaaattaataaaaaaatactttCTGGATTGtctatttaaatttaaaagctATGAAACAACTTGGTATTTTTGTAAATATATGTGTTGGCTATAAAATTTATTGAGCTTGATCACAACcttgattttttgaaaaaatagtaAAAGGGACTTGGAGGACTGGGGTGCGCCATGAGATCTTTCTAATGCTTAAGTCAATAAGTGAACAAGATAGAATCACAACACTACAAAAGGTTGTGTAGTTGTGAAATGGCTTACCTAGTTAACTCTTAATGAATGTGTAATATAATTATCCTTAGTTCAGGGGGAGTAATAGGAGTTATTCTTCCCTTACACACCCTTTATTACACACATGAAGGTATTTATTGGTCGcctaattgcaaatattttgtgcctcaataattttaaattttaaaaataaaaaataaaattattcacacaagcaaatagtgtcaatactttttattgttttttatttactttataCAAATGTTATGAAATTGTGAAAGTAGCTAACTTTATTTTGGTAATTCATTggaaaattgaaaatggaaaatgaCAACTGTTTTCGCCAACTAAATGGGCCCCTATCTTTTTTGTAGTTTTTAACCTCTCCTTCTTTGAGTAATATTTATACTTTCTAATTAATTACCCACATGATATAGGGGATTTGTAAACTATAATACAGTATCATAAAAAACCATCGAGCCAAGAAACCTCTAACTAGTAACCCACATGATGCAGGGGATTTGTAAACTATAATACAATATCATAAAAAACCATCGAGCCAAGAAACCTCTAAATAAGAAGAGGAGCCCTCAACCGAGCCAACTAGGCCCTATCCTCAACCAAGCCAATTAGGCTCCCATCCTCAACTAATCTCATCAAGCTCTACTCCTTACCTAGGCCAACTAGATTTTCCTCCTTAACCGAGCTGACCAATCTTGCCTCCTCAACCGAGTCGACTAGGTTTTCTTAGGGTTTGTTTGGTATcgtttttatttcttgttttcttttatttctccACAATGAAAAAACATATTGTAAAAATGTGCttgtttatgttgtcaattttctatttttattgctGGTTTCCAGCTATttaccaaaaaattgaaaactattttttttttattttcaattatttttgcaACCACTTGCCATAacttttatattttaatatgcagaaatagttttttttaattaaattattcattttatacacttttaaattaaaatcaaaattaaatggtcATATGGATTTAAgtataaattaaaacaaaaacatgcaaaaatttcaaaaaaaaaaaagaataaagctaattacaaaatactttcaaTATTTAATTGTcatgttaaataaaatttttattgtaaagtaaaatttgaaattaaaacaattaagtaaaataattataataatttttttattacaataattttttaatatgcaTTATtggtaattttatattttaatcatattgtTATAGtg includes:
- the LOC131155455 gene encoding wound-induced basic protein; the encoded protein is MIYDVNSPLFRSFLSQKGGSSDKRKMEEQKPKEQRPKANENKPVMTE